Proteins encoded in a region of the Haloglomus salinum genome:
- the lysW gene encoding lysine biosynthesis protein LysW, producing the protein MVDCPECGADVDLHDDLEVGEIVDCATCGAELEVVNDDPVELDTAPELEEDWGE; encoded by the coding sequence ATGGTAGACTGTCCCGAGTGTGGGGCCGACGTGGACCTGCACGACGACCTCGAGGTCGGAGAGATCGTCGACTGTGCGACCTGCGGTGCCGAGCTCGAAGTGGTCAACGACGACCCCGTCGAGCTGGACACGGCACCCGAACTCGAGGAGGACTGGGGGGAGTAA
- a CDS encoding dihydroneopterin aldolase family protein: MTDDLPADGSAPRADENQPTDREVACFEAGVKFGSLYHQFAGTPLSPDSADALATAMEASIENQPHCEDVAVEMRDEELAAALAEGSADYTEWTGRFSEVRMRIEYGDVTVHTEMAMQDGYPLMSVDSVEES; this comes from the coding sequence ATGACCGACGACCTGCCGGCCGACGGGTCGGCGCCGCGGGCCGACGAGAATCAGCCGACCGACCGCGAGGTGGCGTGCTTCGAGGCGGGTGTGAAGTTCGGCTCGCTCTACCATCAGTTCGCCGGGACACCGCTGTCGCCCGACAGCGCCGACGCGCTGGCGACCGCGATGGAGGCGAGCATCGAGAACCAGCCCCACTGCGAGGACGTGGCCGTCGAGATGCGCGACGAGGAACTCGCCGCCGCGCTCGCAGAGGGCAGCGCCGATTACACCGAGTGGACCGGCCGGTTCTCCGAGGTCCGGATGCGCATCGAGTACGGGGACGTGACCGTCCACACCGAGATGGCGATGCAGGACGGCTACCCGCTGATGTCGGTGGACTCGGTCGAGGAGTCCTGA
- a CDS encoding pyridoxal phosphate-dependent aminotransferase → MHEPTERVQRASRSQIRVMYDLAEAADRDLVRLEVGEPDFDTPEHVIDAAAAAARDGATHYTPNAGTPECRRAIRDAMAADYGVEHTIDEIVVTVGGMEALHLATMAVVGPGEELLYPGPAWPNYETQAFLADGQPVEVPMPAETGFALDPDRLVERMGPETAAVVLTTPSNPTGRVFEPAAIRAVVEAAADCGAYVIADEVYAGLTYDRDPRGVAALTGHPPHVLTVGSCSKTYAMTGWRLGWLAGDRAVIDEVTKVRESTTACPSSVAQAAAIEALTGSQEPFEAMYEAFAERRDLVVDRIADIDGLSAPRPEGAFYAFLDPDVDADALSFAKYLLREHGVVLAPGSGFGTAGEGRLRLSFAASKERLRTGLDRIAAGIASY, encoded by the coding sequence GTGCACGAACCGACCGAGCGGGTGCAGCGGGCCTCACGCTCCCAGATACGGGTGATGTACGACCTCGCGGAGGCGGCCGACCGCGACCTCGTCCGGCTGGAGGTCGGCGAGCCGGACTTCGACACGCCCGAGCACGTCATCGATGCCGCCGCGGCCGCGGCCCGGGACGGCGCGACCCACTACACGCCGAACGCGGGGACCCCCGAGTGCCGGCGGGCCATCCGGGACGCGATGGCGGCCGACTACGGGGTCGAGCATACCATCGACGAGATCGTCGTCACGGTCGGCGGGATGGAGGCGCTCCACCTGGCGACGATGGCGGTCGTCGGCCCGGGGGAGGAGTTGCTCTATCCAGGGCCGGCGTGGCCGAACTACGAGACGCAGGCGTTCCTGGCCGACGGACAGCCGGTCGAGGTCCCGATGCCCGCCGAGACGGGGTTCGCCCTCGACCCGGACCGGCTGGTCGAGCGGATGGGTCCCGAGACGGCGGCGGTCGTCCTCACGACGCCGTCGAATCCGACCGGGCGGGTGTTCGAGCCCGCGGCCATCCGGGCGGTCGTCGAGGCGGCCGCCGACTGCGGGGCGTACGTCATCGCCGACGAGGTGTACGCCGGGTTGACCTACGACCGCGACCCGCGCGGCGTCGCGGCACTCACCGGGCACCCGCCGCACGTCCTCACGGTCGGCTCGTGTTCGAAGACGTACGCGATGACGGGCTGGCGCCTCGGCTGGCTCGCCGGCGACCGGGCCGTAATCGACGAGGTGACGAAGGTTCGCGAGTCGACGACGGCCTGCCCCTCCAGTGTCGCCCAGGCGGCGGCCATCGAGGCGCTCACCGGGTCACAGGAACCGTTCGAGGCGATGTACGAGGCGTTCGCGGAGCGGCGTGACCTCGTCGTCGACCGCATCGCCGACATCGACGGCCTCTCCGCGCCGCGTCCGGAGGGGGCGTTCTACGCGTTCCTCGACCCCGATGTCGACGCCGACGCCCTCTCGTTCGCGAAGTACCTCCTCCGGGAGCACGGCGTCGTGCTCGCGCCGGGCAGCGGCTTCGGGACCGCCGGCGAGGGACGGCTCCGGCTCTCCTTCGCTGCTTCGAAGGAACGCCTCCGGACCGGCCTGGACCGCATCGCCGCCGGCATCGCGTCGTACTGA
- a CDS encoding universal stress protein, whose protein sequence is MDDERSGGQVLVGVGNPEAAQQLVRTAGDLAALGPGTVRLVTVAVKPHDSPFGVFADETIVDEFAEESHELIESVTTPEGVALERDVVTGRSVAKGLLATVAETDPAALVVGWHGQRRRSDAVLGSTIDTLVERARCDLYIERVGREANGVESVLLPVAGGPHADAAANVARAIAARNDARVLVLSVATDGTDTDTAEAFVAEEREALADDGPDVSTATAVGAADDVADAIVAEASDHDVVVMGATRQGAIRRKLAGSVPRRVVDRTGRTVILARDGDTVGGLRHWIGGLLRR, encoded by the coding sequence ATGGACGACGAGCGGTCCGGCGGACAGGTACTGGTCGGCGTCGGGAACCCGGAGGCCGCCCAGCAGCTGGTCCGGACCGCGGGTGACCTCGCGGCCCTCGGCCCCGGCACGGTCCGGCTCGTCACCGTCGCGGTGAAGCCCCACGACTCCCCGTTCGGCGTCTTCGCCGACGAGACCATCGTCGACGAGTTCGCCGAGGAGAGCCACGAGCTGATCGAGTCGGTGACGACGCCGGAGGGTGTCGCCCTCGAGCGCGACGTGGTCACCGGACGGTCGGTCGCGAAGGGGCTGCTCGCGACGGTCGCGGAGACGGACCCGGCTGCGCTCGTCGTCGGCTGGCACGGGCAGCGACGCCGGAGCGACGCCGTCCTCGGGAGCACCATCGACACGCTCGTCGAGCGGGCACGCTGTGACCTCTACATCGAGCGCGTCGGCCGCGAGGCGAACGGGGTCGAGTCGGTCCTGCTCCCGGTCGCGGGGGGGCCTCACGCCGACGCGGCGGCCAACGTCGCGCGGGCCATCGCCGCCCGGAACGATGCCCGCGTCCTCGTGCTCTCGGTCGCCACCGACGGGACGGACACGGACACTGCGGAGGCCTTCGTCGCCGAGGAACGGGAGGCCCTAGCCGACGACGGCCCGGACGTGTCGACGGCGACGGCGGTCGGGGCGGCCGACGACGTGGCCGACGCCATCGTCGCGGAAGCGAGCGACCACGACGTGGTCGTCATGGGGGCGACTCGACAGGGGGCCATCAGGCGGAAACTGGCCGGATCGGTCCCACGGCGGGTCGTCGACCGCACCGGCCGGACGGTCATTCTCGCCCGCGATGGCGACACGGTTGGGGGACTCCGCCACTGGATCGGGGGGCTGCTCCGACGGTGA
- a CDS encoding universal stress protein, giving the protein MEPSHVLVPLDGSPLADDALAHALAVFDCPVTVLNVVTPLDAGMSEGGVLETAEERQAAARERADELVADAKRRAEEAGRTIDTAVEAGDPADTILGYVEDHDIDHVVMGGHGGSRGDLARRLLGTVATKVVGEASVTVTVVR; this is encoded by the coding sequence ATGGAGCCGTCCCACGTCCTCGTCCCGCTGGACGGGTCGCCGCTCGCGGACGACGCGCTGGCCCACGCACTCGCGGTGTTCGACTGTCCGGTGACGGTGCTGAACGTGGTGACACCGCTCGACGCCGGGATGAGCGAGGGGGGCGTCCTCGAGACCGCGGAGGAGCGACAGGCGGCCGCCCGCGAGCGGGCCGACGAACTGGTCGCGGACGCGAAACGCCGGGCCGAGGAGGCCGGAAGGACCATCGACACCGCCGTCGAAGCGGGCGACCCCGCCGACACCATCCTCGGGTACGTCGAGGACCACGACATCGACCACGTCGTGATGGGCGGGCACGGCGGGTCGCGGGGCGACCTCGCGCGGCGGCTCCTCGGAACCGTCGCGACGAAGGTCGTCGGCGAGGCGTCGGTGACGGTGACGGTCGTCCGGTAG
- the argH gene encoding argininosuccinate lyase has product MTWREHEDDVDAGTGTNDAVATDGGSDGNDVVRRDRFSGGPAREFLSSLAQDERIFAADLAVDRAHTVMLAEQDIIGDDEASEILGALADVEGAGHAALDGGEDVHAAIETAVIERVGPVGGKMHTARSRNDEVATCIRYRLREDLLDTVEAVLAARDVLLEAMDAERETLAPGYTHLQPAQPTTVAHWLGSYEGALARDTGRLLDAFERTNRSPLGGAAFGGTPFDIDRERTADLLGFDGLVENSMDASSARDFLLEATSALATLATHLSGLAEDLVVFANRGFVELDDDYASTSSIMPQKKNPDTLELVRAVAGDAAGDLQAILTSLKGLPRAYNRDLQRVHPHAFDAADAVFDAVEVAAGAVATADWNEAALAEAAGEGFSTATGVADLLAMAGVPFRTAHEVVARAAEEGDDFETVERVAADVLDAPLAEYVDPDEVRRALDPAESVAMRDSRGGPAPAAMADAHERAAERLAADRATLRARRETLDEAADRLAAEVADYV; this is encoded by the coding sequence ATGACCTGGCGCGAGCACGAGGACGACGTGGATGCGGGAACGGGCACGAACGACGCGGTCGCCACCGATGGCGGGAGCGACGGCAACGATGTCGTCCGCCGGGACCGCTTCAGCGGCGGCCCCGCCCGCGAGTTCCTCTCCTCGCTCGCGCAGGACGAGCGCATCTTCGCCGCGGACCTCGCGGTGGACCGCGCGCACACGGTGATGCTGGCCGAGCAGGACATCATCGGCGACGACGAGGCCAGCGAGATACTCGGGGCCCTCGCGGACGTAGAAGGGGCCGGCCACGCCGCCCTCGACGGCGGCGAGGACGTCCACGCCGCCATCGAGACGGCCGTCATCGAGCGCGTCGGTCCCGTCGGCGGGAAGATGCACACCGCGCGCTCGCGCAACGACGAGGTGGCGACGTGCATCCGGTACCGCCTCCGCGAGGACCTGCTCGATACCGTCGAGGCGGTCCTCGCCGCGCGCGACGTACTGCTGGAGGCGATGGACGCCGAACGCGAGACGCTCGCGCCCGGCTACACCCACCTCCAGCCCGCACAGCCCACGACCGTCGCGCACTGGCTCGGCTCGTACGAGGGCGCGCTGGCGCGTGACACGGGTCGCCTGCTGGACGCGTTCGAGCGCACCAACCGCTCGCCGCTGGGCGGGGCTGCCTTCGGCGGGACGCCGTTCGACATCGACCGCGAGCGGACGGCCGACCTGCTGGGCTTCGACGGCCTCGTCGAGAACAGCATGGACGCGTCCTCGGCGCGGGACTTCCTGCTTGAGGCGACGAGTGCGCTCGCGACGCTCGCGACGCACCTGTCCGGACTGGCAGAGGACCTCGTCGTCTTCGCCAACCGCGGGTTCGTGGAGCTGGACGACGACTACGCCTCGACGTCGTCCATCATGCCCCAGAAGAAGAACCCCGACACGCTGGAACTCGTCCGCGCGGTCGCGGGCGACGCGGCGGGCGACCTCCAGGCCATCCTGACGAGCCTGAAGGGGCTGCCCCGGGCGTACAACCGCGACCTCCAGCGGGTCCACCCGCACGCGTTCGACGCGGCCGACGCCGTCTTCGACGCGGTGGAGGTGGCGGCCGGCGCCGTCGCCACCGCGGACTGGAACGAGGCCGCGCTCGCCGAGGCTGCGGGCGAGGGCTTCTCGACGGCGACGGGTGTCGCGGACCTGCTGGCGATGGCCGGGGTGCCGTTCCGCACCGCGCACGAGGTGGTCGCGCGGGCTGCCGAGGAGGGAGACGACTTCGAGACCGTCGAGCGCGTCGCCGCCGACGTGCTGGACGCGCCGCTCGCGGAGTACGTCGACCCCGACGAGGTGCGCCGTGCGCTCGACCCGGCCGAGAGCGTGGCGATGCGTGACTCCCGTGGCGGGCCCGCACCCGCGGCGATGGCGGACGCACACGAACGCGCCGCCGAGCGCCTCGCGGCCGACCGTGCAACACTCAGAGCCCGTCGCGAGACGCTCGACGAGGCGGCCGACCGACTCGCCGCGGAGGTGGCGGACTATGTCTGA
- a CDS encoding argininosuccinate synthase: MTHEKVALAFSGGLDTTVCVPLLEEEYGYDEVIGVTVDVGQPADEFDEAHETAEALGLEHYVVDAQEEFADLCMDAIRANATYQGYPLGTALARPVIAKAILAVAEENDCTGIAHGCTGKGNDQLRFEAVWRDSDLEVIAPVRELGLTREWEQEYAAERNLPVEGGDGGAYSIDTNLWSRSVEGSELEEPSHVPSEDIYDWTSAPGSETQELIIEFEEGYPVALDGDDLDPVELIETLNETAGSYGVGRTDVMEDRMLGLKVRENYEHPAATTLLNAHEALESLVLTQEERQFKNYIDQEWAEKGYQGLVDAPLVRALEGFIDETQQRVTGSVTVRLEGGQARPVGRESPYAVYSAEAASFNTEDVIGGIEQKDATGVAKYHGFQQRLSNKVTKAADAGQPLADGGDEDDE; the protein is encoded by the coding sequence ATGACACACGAGAAAGTCGCGCTCGCGTTCTCCGGCGGGCTCGACACCACCGTCTGCGTTCCGCTGCTGGAAGAAGAGTACGGCTACGACGAGGTCATCGGCGTCACCGTCGACGTCGGGCAACCGGCCGACGAGTTCGACGAGGCCCACGAGACCGCCGAGGCGCTCGGCCTCGAGCACTACGTCGTCGACGCACAGGAGGAGTTCGCCGACCTCTGTATGGACGCCATCCGCGCGAACGCCACCTACCAGGGCTACCCCCTCGGGACGGCGCTCGCGCGCCCGGTCATCGCGAAGGCCATCCTCGCGGTCGCCGAGGAGAACGACTGCACCGGCATCGCCCACGGCTGCACCGGGAAGGGCAACGACCAGCTCCGGTTCGAGGCCGTCTGGCGCGACTCCGACCTCGAGGTCATCGCGCCGGTCCGCGAACTCGGCCTGACCCGCGAGTGGGAACAGGAGTACGCCGCCGAGCGCAACCTGCCCGTCGAGGGCGGCGATGGCGGCGCCTACTCCATCGACACCAACCTCTGGAGTCGCTCCGTCGAGGGGAGCGAACTGGAGGAGCCGAGCCACGTCCCGAGCGAGGACATCTACGACTGGACCTCGGCCCCGGGCAGCGAGACACAGGAACTCATCATCGAGTTCGAGGAGGGCTACCCCGTCGCCCTCGACGGCGACGACCTCGACCCCGTCGAACTCATCGAGACGCTGAACGAGACCGCCGGCTCGTACGGCGTCGGCCGCACGGACGTGATGGAGGACCGCATGCTCGGGCTGAAGGTGCGCGAGAACTACGAGCACCCGGCGGCGACGACGCTCCTGAATGCGCACGAGGCGCTGGAGTCGCTCGTCCTCACCCAGGAGGAGCGCCAGTTCAAGAACTACATCGACCAGGAGTGGGCCGAGAAGGGGTACCAGGGCCTCGTCGACGCGCCGCTCGTCCGCGCGCTGGAGGGATTCATCGACGAGACCCAGCAGCGCGTCACCGGCAGCGTCACCGTCCGCCTGGAGGGCGGCCAGGCGCGCCCGGTCGGGCGCGAGAGCCCGTACGCGGTCTACTCCGCGGAGGCCGCCTCGTTCAACACCGAGGACGTCATCGGCGGCATCGAACAGAAGGACGCCACCGGCGTCGCGAAGTACCACGGGTTCCAGCAGCGCCTCTCGAACAAGGTCACGAAGGCCGCCGACGCTGGCCAGCCCCTCGCCGACGGAGGCGACGAGGACGACGAGTAG
- a CDS encoding inorganic phosphate transporter, with protein sequence MTAVVFWGLVVLATVTSLGTAWALGANSNSPPFAPAIGANAISTMRAAFLIGILAALGALTQGGSISETVGAGLIDGVAITSLAATAGLLTATAFMAFGIFTGYPVPAAFATTGAMVGVGLSLGGAPAIDTYRRIAVFWALVPPVSGGLAYLTATLLRRDDVPETVSIPLLAGVVGGIVANVELSIIPAPGEATQNSIAGYLAGAVSSPVVADIDLAVVAATLLAAAASFWFIRRRTQASVDRGVKTFLVALGSIVAFSSGGSQVGLATGPLENLYVSELGLPGIVLLSVGAVGILGGAWMGAPRLLQATSREYAQLGIRRSIAALVPGFIIAQVAIALGIPISFNNIIISGVIGGGLAGGSAGVSRRKIGITLTFWVLTLGTSVGIGFGLYRVFATVLGS encoded by the coding sequence GTGACCGCGGTCGTCTTCTGGGGTCTGGTCGTGCTCGCGACGGTCACCAGCCTCGGGACGGCGTGGGCGCTCGGCGCGAACAGCAACTCGCCGCCCTTTGCCCCCGCTATCGGCGCGAACGCAATCTCGACGATGCGGGCGGCCTTCCTCATCGGCATCCTCGCGGCGCTGGGCGCGCTCACGCAGGGCGGGAGCATCTCCGAGACGGTCGGCGCCGGCCTCATCGACGGCGTCGCCATCACGTCGCTCGCGGCGACGGCCGGCCTGCTCACGGCGACGGCGTTCATGGCGTTCGGCATCTTCACCGGCTACCCCGTCCCCGCGGCGTTCGCCACCACGGGCGCGATGGTGGGTGTCGGCCTCTCGCTTGGGGGTGCCCCCGCCATCGACACCTACCGTCGCATCGCCGTCTTCTGGGCGCTGGTCCCCCCTGTTTCCGGCGGACTGGCCTACCTGACCGCCACCCTCCTGCGCCGCGACGACGTGCCCGAGACGGTGAGCATCCCCCTGCTCGCGGGGGTCGTCGGCGGCATCGTCGCGAACGTCGAGTTGAGCATCATCCCCGCGCCCGGTGAGGCCACGCAGAACTCCATCGCCGGGTATCTCGCTGGAGCCGTCTCCTCCCCGGTCGTCGCCGATATCGACCTCGCGGTCGTCGCCGCGACGCTGCTGGCCGCGGCTGCCAGCTTCTGGTTCATCCGCCGACGGACGCAGGCCTCCGTCGACCGGGGCGTGAAGACGTTCCTCGTCGCGCTGGGTAGCATCGTCGCGTTCTCCAGCGGCGGGAGTCAGGTGGGACTGGCGACGGGCCCGCTGGAGAACCTCTACGTCTCGGAGCTGGGACTGCCGGGAATCGTCCTCCTGTCGGTCGGTGCGGTCGGCATCCTCGGGGGCGCGTGGATGGGGGCGCCGCGACTCCTGCAGGCCACCTCACGGGAGTACGCCCAGCTCGGCATCCGGCGCTCCATCGCCGCGCTCGTCCCGGGGTTCATCATCGCCCAGGTCGCCATCGCGCTCGGCATCCCCATCTCGTTCAACAACATCATCATCTCCGGCGTCATCGGTGGCGGTCTCGCCGGGGGCTCGGCGGGCGTCTCGCGCCGGAAGATCGGTATCACGCTGACCTTCTGGGTGCTCACGCTCGGCACGTCGGTCGGCATCGGGTTCGGCCTCTACCGGGTCTTCGCGACGGTGCTGGGCTCGTAG
- a CDS encoding DUF3592 domain-containing protein, producing the protein MRGEPREQPSGTEGGAGTGGTGHGSASVEDRLADVYQGRPSLDWRYLVVGIGLLVGWWVLFGPFSAFLAMMGLVALAVGLAPARTALAARGWPTTEAVVLESRVFTLRELRDSFGGLTTTGSTSGGYVPFVRYEYSVDGETYVNVRVSPFDGPIRRRRYAERIADSYEENTRVTVPYDPADPSRSFLRTWTWSTRLLFFLVGSVVFLVPAIVLAADVPVGIPTAIAGDIPPVTLVFAFGGLFLLFGLRTMVKGLRTYRWPTTSGVVRGQDITSSTSSEGGSTSYSPKLRYEYEVDGTTYVSSRIAVGSGPSFSSRSGAREWLEAYPTDSEVTVHYNPRRPDRSVLQPGGVLGGLFLVVLAAAGLTVLMALTTGLPAPVERFLDRLPLERLLQRVLG; encoded by the coding sequence ATGAGAGGGGAACCACGGGAACAGCCATCCGGGACGGAGGGTGGCGCCGGGACGGGGGGTACAGGACACGGGAGCGCCAGCGTCGAGGACCGGCTGGCGGATGTGTACCAGGGCCGGCCCAGCCTGGACTGGCGGTATCTGGTCGTCGGGATCGGACTGCTGGTCGGGTGGTGGGTCCTGTTCGGGCCGTTCAGCGCCTTCCTCGCCATGATGGGGCTGGTGGCCCTGGCAGTGGGCCTCGCCCCGGCACGAACGGCGCTCGCGGCCCGGGGGTGGCCGACCACCGAGGCCGTCGTCCTCGAGTCGCGGGTGTTCACGCTGCGCGAACTCCGGGACAGCTTCGGCGGCCTCACCACGACTGGCTCGACATCTGGCGGCTACGTCCCGTTCGTCCGCTACGAGTACAGCGTCGACGGTGAGACCTACGTCAACGTCCGGGTGTCCCCGTTCGACGGGCCGATCCGCCGCCGCCGCTACGCCGAGCGTATCGCCGACAGCTACGAGGAGAACACCCGCGTGACGGTCCCGTACGACCCCGCGGACCCGTCGCGGTCGTTCCTCCGGACGTGGACCTGGTCGACGCGGCTGCTGTTCTTCCTCGTCGGCTCCGTCGTCTTCCTCGTCCCGGCTATCGTGCTCGCGGCGGACGTCCCCGTCGGCATCCCCACCGCCATTGCCGGCGACATCCCGCCGGTGACCCTCGTCTTCGCCTTCGGCGGGCTGTTCCTGCTGTTCGGCCTCCGAACCATGGTGAAGGGGCTCCGGACCTACCGCTGGCCGACGACGAGCGGTGTCGTCCGTGGACAGGATATCACGAGCAGTACCTCCTCGGAGGGGGGCTCGACCAGCTACAGCCCGAAGCTCCGGTACGAGTACGAGGTGGACGGCACCACGTACGTCAGCTCCCGCATCGCCGTCGGCAGCGGTCCGTCGTTCAGCTCCCGCTCCGGGGCCCGCGAGTGGCTGGAGGCGTACCCGACCGACAGCGAGGTGACCGTCCACTACAACCCCCGTCGCCCGGACCGCTCGGTACTCCAGCCGGGGGGCGTCCTCGGAGGACTCTTCCTGGTCGTGCTCGCAGCGGCCGGGCTGACGGTCCTGATGGCCCTGACGACCGGTCTCCCGGCGCCGGTCGAACGGTTCCTCGACCGGCTGCCGCTGGAGCGGTTGCTCCAGCGCGTGCTCGGCTGA
- a CDS encoding translation initiation factor IF-2 subunit beta translates to MDYEASLTRALDALPERSAESSRLSVPDPEGQADGAFTRFTNLDDVADALSRETEHVHSFVQRALATAGQLSEGVGRYNGRFDGADFDAAITDYIEEYVRCSECGLPDTRIVNEDGTQMLRCDACGAFRPVSKRRSSSQQQADAVEKGGRYTVEITDTGRKGDGVAKRGGYTIFVPGTQEGDVVDVYIENISGQLAFARTE, encoded by the coding sequence ATGGACTACGAAGCCTCACTCACCAGAGCGCTCGACGCGCTCCCCGAGCGGAGCGCGGAGAGCTCCCGCCTCTCCGTCCCGGACCCCGAGGGCCAGGCCGACGGCGCCTTCACCCGGTTCACCAACCTCGACGATGTCGCCGACGCGCTCAGCCGCGAGACCGAGCACGTCCACTCGTTCGTCCAGCGCGCGCTCGCGACGGCCGGCCAGCTCAGCGAGGGCGTCGGCCGCTACAACGGCCGCTTCGACGGCGCCGACTTCGACGCCGCCATCACCGACTACATCGAGGAGTACGTCCGCTGCTCGGAGTGTGGCCTGCCGGACACCCGCATCGTGAACGAGGACGGCACGCAGATGCTCCGCTGTGACGCCTGTGGTGCCTTCCGCCCGGTCTCGAAGCGCCGCTCGTCCAGCCAGCAGCAGGCCGACGCCGTCGAGAAGGGCGGCCGCTACACCGTCGAGATCACCGACACCGGCCGCAAGGGCGACGGCGTCGCCAAGCGCGGCGGCTACACCATCTTCGTCCCCGGCACCCAGGAGGGCGACGTGGTCGATGTCTACATCGAGAACATCTCCGGCCAGCTCGCCTTCGCGCGGACGGAGTGA
- a CDS encoding homing endonuclease associated repeat-containing protein, which produces MATTPEECLDALREAAERLEESPTKAAYEELGLQPASATIIRQVGGWNVAKEQAGLETNASTGSRVGPRPDDVNVTDEEWAELSVDRRWDYRNRERNAQLTLKRRARHRAWVNERKEERGCRRCTEDDPACLDLHHTDPAAKERAVGKLITHGHGRERLREELDACEVLCANCHRREHHDTATDGLRGWVHAHKATRGCGRCDEDDPVALDCHHDGAKRTTVARLLANDRPYEIIREEIARCVVLCANCHRREHHEPPAPDEH; this is translated from the coding sequence ATGGCGACGACGCCGGAGGAGTGCCTGGACGCGCTACGAGAGGCCGCCGAGCGACTGGAGGAATCGCCGACGAAAGCGGCATACGAGGAGCTTGGACTGCAGCCCGCGTCGGCGACGATCATCCGACAGGTCGGGGGCTGGAACGTGGCGAAGGAGCAAGCGGGCCTGGAAACGAACGCCTCCACAGGGTCCAGGGTGGGCCCCAGGCCCGACGATGTGAACGTGACCGACGAAGAGTGGGCTGAGCTGTCGGTCGACCGGCGCTGGGACTATCGGAACCGCGAACGGAACGCCCAGTTGACCCTGAAGCGACGCGCACGGCACCGGGCGTGGGTGAACGAGCGGAAGGAGGAACGCGGCTGCCGACGATGCACAGAAGACGACCCCGCCTGTCTGGACCTCCATCACACCGACCCGGCCGCGAAGGAGCGCGCCGTCGGGAAGCTCATCACCCACGGCCACGGCCGGGAGCGGCTCCGGGAGGAACTCGACGCCTGCGAGGTGTTGTGCGCGAACTGTCACCGGCGGGAGCATCACGACACGGCAACCGACGGCCTGCGGGGTTGGGTCCACGCCCACAAGGCGACCCGTGGGTGTGGGCGCTGCGACGAGGACGACCCGGTGGCCCTCGACTGCCACCACGACGGAGCGAAGCGGACGACCGTCGCCCGGTTACTGGCGAACGACCGACCGTACGAGATAATCAGAGAGGAGATCGCCCGCTGCGTCGTCCTCTGTGCGAACTGCCACCGGCGGGAACATCACGAACCGCCAGCGCCCGATGAACACTGA
- the lysX gene encoding lysine biosynthesis protein LysX translates to MQVGMLYSRIRRDEKLLLSELRDRDHEVTKVDVRKEHFDVHETPEAFQDVDLVLDRCLATSRSRYATEFVAHYDVPVVNDPRTAAICADKARNSLVLAEADVPTPRTTVAFTKESALEAIENFGYPCVLKPVVGSWGRLMAKIDSRNAAEAILEHKETLGHYEHKVFYIQEFVEKPGRDIRVLATDGEPVAAMARSSDHWLTNAAKGATTERIEVTDEMRDLVERASAAVGDGLLGVDLMETGENYTVHEVNHTVEFKALNEVADVDVPGTVVDWLEGKADTETAEVQT, encoded by the coding sequence ATGCAGGTCGGCATGCTGTACTCGCGCATCCGGCGCGACGAGAAGCTCCTGCTCAGCGAACTGCGCGACCGCGACCACGAGGTGACGAAGGTCGATGTCCGCAAGGAGCACTTCGACGTCCACGAGACACCCGAGGCGTTCCAGGACGTGGACCTCGTGCTGGACCGCTGTCTCGCGACCAGTCGCTCGCGCTACGCCACGGAGTTCGTCGCCCACTACGACGTGCCTGTGGTCAACGACCCGCGGACGGCGGCCATCTGCGCGGACAAGGCCCGGAACAGCCTCGTCCTCGCCGAGGCCGACGTGCCGACGCCGCGGACGACGGTCGCGTTCACCAAGGAGTCGGCGCTGGAGGCCATCGAGAACTTCGGCTACCCGTGTGTGCTGAAGCCCGTCGTGGGCTCGTGGGGTCGCCTGATGGCGAAGATCGACTCCCGGAATGCCGCCGAGGCCATCCTCGAACACAAGGAGACGCTCGGCCACTACGAGCACAAGGTGTTCTACATCCAGGAGTTCGTCGAGAAGCCGGGCCGTGACATCCGCGTCCTGGCGACGGACGGGGAGCCGGTCGCGGCGATGGCCCGCTCCTCGGACCACTGGCTCACGAACGCCGCGAAGGGTGCCACCACCGAGCGCATCGAGGTGACCGACGAGATGCGCGACCTCGTCGAGCGCGCCAGTGCCGCGGTCGGTGACGGCCTCCTCGGTGTCGACCTCATGGAGACGGGCGAGAACTACACCGTCCACGAGGTGAACCACACGGTCGAGTTCAAGGCGCTCAACGAGGTCGCCGACGTGGACGTGCCCGGCACGGTCGTCGACTGGCTGGAGGGGAAGGCCGACACGGAGACCGCGGAGGTCCAGACATGA